CCGCTGGCACCGCATCCTGCTCGTCGTCGCAGCGCTCTCTTGGGCCGCGGCGGGCGTGACCGAGATGCTGCCGGTGTCGGGACGGATCCTCGACGGGCTGCTTGTCGCCGGCAGCGCCGCGATCGGGGCGACCATCCTGGGAGTCAGCAGGCACTCAGTGGCGGCGACTGTCGCGGCGAGCGCCGCCACCACGCTCCTTCTCGTCGTGGTCGTCCTGGCGGTGGCGCTGTCAGCAGTCATCTCGTCGTCACTGCAGCGCGATGCGCTCAACCAGCTGAACACCAGCGCGCGCACCGAGAACTCGCAAATCGACGTCATGGTGGAGAACGCTCTGAAGGACGCGAGGTTCGCCGCCCGGCAGCTCTCGGTCGAGTTCACAGGCGCCAACTCCGGTCCGCTGATCGGAATCGGCTCCGATGCCCCGGGCGCGACACCGCCGGCTGCGGCCGCTGCGGCGGTGTCGAGATCGCTTCAGGCGCTGAGCAGCCTCTTCCCCGGCGGGTACGCGTACGCCGATCCTCATGGGACGATCGCCGCTGCGGCCGGTCAGTTGGACAACACGGTCGCGGCCGCCTTGGTCCGCGACCTCCAGGCGATCGGGTTCTCCTGTGTACCCACCGGCCAGACCGTGCCGGCGCAGGGCGTCCTCATCGAGATGTCCGCGGTGTGGACCGCCGCGGCCACGCCCGTCTGCGAGAACGGCTCCAGTCAGGTGCTCGGAGAGGTCGTCAGTGCCAACCCACTGGACGACGCCTACCTCGCTTCGAGGTCGAGGGTGGACGCCGTTCCCACCATCGCGCTCGTCTCCTCCCGCTCGGTGCTCGCGTACACGGGCGTCCTCCCGCCGGCGCGGACGCTCAACTCCTCGCTCCAGGCCACCGGAACCCGCGCGATCGGCGATGTCCTCGTCAGCTCGGAACCCGTCGCGGTGGCAGCAGGGTCCCCGCCGCTCACGGTGCTGCTGGTGTCGTCCGCGACCAACGCCCTTTCGACCCGGACGCAGCTCTACCGCACGTTGTTCCTGATCGCGCTGGGGGGCACCGTCCTCGCGCTCGGGCTCGCGGTGTTCGTCGGTGACCGGATCACCTCCGGTGTGCGGCGTCTGACGCAGGTCGCGTCGCGGGTCAGCCAGGGGGACACCTCGCTGCGTTCGGAGGTACGCGGCGACGACGAGGTGTCCGTGCTCGCCGGGGTCTTCAACTCGATGCTCGATTCCGTCGAGGAGCAGGCGTCGGCCCTCCGCCAAGCGGCCGACGACGAGACCCGCCTCCGCAACCGCATGGAGGCGGTTGTCGCGGGCATGACCGACGCTCTCGTAGCCGTGGACGCGGCGGGCCGCATCACCGACTTCAACCGCGCCGCCGAAGAGCTCACCGGTACGGACGCGGCGTCGGCTCTCGGCCTGAGGGTCGATCAGGTCGTCGAACTGCAGGCCGAGGACGGCTCGTCGCTGGGACCGCGCCTCGCGGAGCCCGGCCCGTCGCGGTGGTCACGCATCGCCACGATCTCGACGGTCGACCACGGCGAGGTTCCTGTTGCGGTCTCCTCCGGCGCCGTCCGCGGTCCGGCAGGCGAGCTGGTCGGCAGCGTGCTCGTGCTGCGCGACCTCCGCGGCGAGCGCGAGGTGGAGCGCATGAAAAGCCAGTTCCTCTCTCGTGTCGGGCACGAGCTGCGCACACCGCTAACGGCCATCGCCGGCTACGCAGACCTGCTCATGCGCCGCGGCGACACCTCTCCGCAGCGGGCCGCGACCTGGCACTCCGAGATCCTCCGTGCGTCTCGCCAGCTCGAACGGATCGTCGAGATGCTCGAGTTCTCCGCAACCAGCGGCGCGGGGAGGCTCATGCTCAGGTCCGAGATCGTCGACGTGCGCGGCCTGGTCAAGAGCGTCACCGGGGCGTGGTCGGAAAGGCTCCCCCCAAACGTCAGTCTCGGCAGGCGTGTCGGGCGCCACGTCCCCGCGGTCATCGCCGACCGGCGCTGGTTGTCGCGCGCGATCGACGAGCTCATCGGCAACGCGGTCAAGTTCTCGCCCGACGGGGGACGGATCGTGGTCTCCGCCGCGAGGGCGAGCGGGCCGGGAAGCAACGGTTCGGATCACGGCCAGGAGTGGGTGGAGATCGCGGTGTCCGATCACGGTCAGGGTATGACCGCCGATCAGCCGGCATTGATGTTCGTCGACTTCGTGCAGGCGGACGGATCCGACACCCGTCACTTCGGTGGATTGGGGCTCGGGCTCACACTCGTGCAGAGGGTGGCGGAGGGCCACGGCGGCGATGTGCGTTGCAGGTCTTTCCTCGGTCGCGGAAGCACCTTCGTCATAAGGCTTCCTGCCGCCCGGGACCTTCATACATCAACCATCGCGGCATCCCCGCGGTCCTAGGCTGAGGGCATGGCGCCCGATCCGTCTCTCACACCTGAATCGATCCACGCCAGGGCGTTCACTGTCGGTTTCCGCGGTTACGACCAGTCCGAGGTAAGAGACTTTTTGAACCGGTTGGCGGCGGAGATCCGGTCGTTGCGCGAGCAGGCGGAGCGGTTCGAGTCACAGTGGCACTCGGCGGAGGAGAGGGCCGCACGGCCTCCGGTCCTGGACGAGGAAACTCTCATGGCGGCGGTTGGCGAGGAGACCGCGGCGATCCTGCGCACGGCGCGTGCCTCAGCCGCGGACCTTCGCAACAAGGCCGCGGAGGACGCAGACCGCATCAGGCTCGAATCCGAAGGCTTGCTCGGCGAGAAGACGAAGGAAGCGGAGGAGGCCGCCGCGGCGATAGTCGACGAAGCGCGTACCGAGGCGGAGCGGATCCTCGAGCGGGTGCGCGCCGAGGCGGAGCAGATCCGCGCCAAGGCGGACCAGGACCGGACGCTCACCATCGAGGGTGCCAACGCGACGAGGGAGAAGATCCTCGAGGACCTCAGCCGGCGCCGGCGGGTCGCCACGGTCCAGATCGAGCAGCTGCGTGCGGGACGAGAGAGGCTTCTGGAGAGCTACGCGGTAGTGCGCAGGACGCTGGAAGAAGCCCAGGAAGAGTTGACGAAGGCGGATGCCGAAGCACGCGCAGCTGCCGACGAGGTGGGCCGCAAGCTCAACCGCGAGACGGAGCATTCGCCGGCGGCGGCGCCGGGCAACGCCACCCAGGGCGGCTCCGGCGGCTCCGGCGCCGCTGCAATCGCGGCCGCGGTCGAGCACCCAGCCGCCGGCGGGGCGACCGAGCCCGAGGAGGACCACGACCCCGTACCGCACTTGAGGGTCGTCCCGGATCTCGAGACAGCTTCCGAAGAGCCGGGTGCCGGCGGGGTGGCCGGCGAGGTGGCGGTCCTCGAGGTGGCGGTCGTCGAGGCCGCTGCCGAGATGGCGAGCGGCGGTGACAAGTCACCGGTCGACCAGCTCTTCGCCAAGATCCGTGCCGGCAGCGGCAGTCGTGAAAGGGCCGCATCCACGGGAGCGGCCGACGAGGATCGCTCGGAGGCTTCGAGTGACGCCCCCGCCGGCGCGCAGGCCACGACCGCCGAGGCATCAACCGAAGCGGCGCAGCGCGGTGACGAAACCTGGCTGCAGAAGCGCGAACAGGCGATGGGGAACCTCGACGTGTCGCTCACCCGCAAGCTCAAGCGCGCGCTGCAGGACGAGCAAAACGACCTTCTCGACCGCCTGCGCGGCCTCCGCTCCGAGGTCACCGCCGACGCGCTTTTGCCTGCGGCCGACTCGCACCGCGAGCGCTATGCGAAGGCAGCGATGCCGCTCATCAACCAGGCCGCCACTGCTGGCGCACAGTTCGCGGCGGCGGTCTCCGGCTCGAAGAGCGGGGACGCGCCCGACGTCATCTCGGTCGCCGGCGAAGCCGCCGATGCGATCGTGGCCCCGCTGCGGCGGCGGCTCGAGCAAGCCATAGGCGCGGGCGCGTCGGAAGACCAGGCGGTGCTCATCGAGTCGATCGGCGCCGCATACCGCGAGTGGAAGAGCCAGCGCATCGAGCGCGTCGCCGGCGACGCGCTCTCCGCGGCCTTCGCGCGGGGCACCTGGCACGCCGTCCCGGACGGAGCCCGCATGAGGTGGATCGCTGACGACATCGACGGTCCCTGCCCGGACTGCGACGACGACGCGCTCGCCGGCGAACTGCCGAAGGGGGAGCCCTTCCCGACCGGGCAGGCCCACCCGCCGGCCCACACCGGCTGCCGGTGCCTTCTGGTGCCCGTGACCGGCTGACACGCGAGGGGGCGAGCGCCGACAGGGATGCTCAGCGCTGATCCCCTAGGCTCCCCATCCGCATGCGTATCCCCTCCGACATGCCGCGCAGGCTGCCGCGTGCCTCGCGCCGGTCCCGGGTCATCGCCGCGATCGTCGTCGTGGTGCTGGTCGTGGTCGTCGCGTCGCTCAGCGGGATAGCGCGCTTCTGGACCGACTACCTCTGGTTCCAGTCGGTCGGTTTCACGTCGGTGTTCCGGGGCGTGCTCCTCACCAAGGTGCTGCTGGCCATCGTGTTCGTGGCGATCTTCTTCGTGCTGATGTGGGTGAACCTGGTCGTCGCCGACCGCTACGCGCCGTCGGACCTGGCGCTCGGCCAGAGCGACGAGCTCGTATCCCGTTACCGGGACCTCGTCATGCCCCGTGGCCGGATCGTCCGGATCGCGATTGCGCTGGTGTTCGCCCTGCTCGCGGGAATCGGGGCCAACCGCGAATGGAACAACTGGGACCTGCTCCGCTACCACGTCAGCTTCGGCATCAAGGACCCGCAGTTCCACAAGGACGTCGGTTTCTACGTGTTCGAGCTGCCGTTCATCAAGTTCCTCATCGGTTGGACGTTCGAGGCACTGGCGATCATCCTCGTGGTCACTGCCGTCGCCCACTACCTCAACGGCGGCATCCACGTGCAGGGGGGCCAGCGCCGGGTGACCGCGGCGGTCAAGACCCACCTGTCCGTACTGCTCGGCGTGCTCGCTCTCGTGAAAGGGGTCGACTACTACTTCCAGCGTCTCGAGCTGGTGCTGAGCCGCGACCACGTGGTCAACGGCGCGACCGCCACGAACGTGCACGCCGACCTGCCGGCGCGGACCCTTCTCATCGCGATCGCAGCCATCGCAGCGGCGCTATTCCTGATCAACATCCGCCAGCGGGGCTGGACCTTGCCCACCGTCGCTGTCGCCCTGTGGTTCCTCGTCTACGTGCTCGTCGGCGCCGCGTACCCCGCCCTGTACCAGGCGCTGCGTGTCAGCCCGTCCGAGCTGACCAAGGAGGCGCCCTACATCCAGCGCAACATCAGCGCGACGCGTGCGGCGTACGGGCTGAACAACGTAAAGGTGGACACCGGCTACAACTACTCGCCGACGGTGACCCAGGCCGAGATCCAGGGCAACACTACTCAGGAGCAGGCGAACCAGCAGACCCTCGCCAACGTCAGGCTGCTCGACCCTTCGGTCAACCTCAAGAACACGTTCGACAAGTACCAAGCGCAGCGCGCCTACTACCAGTTCAACGACCTCGACCTGGACCGCTACCTCCTCGACCCCACCGGATCGGGCAACCCGCAGCTGACCGCCACCATCGCGTCGGTGCGCGAGCTCAACTCGTCGGTCCCGTCGGGGTTCGTCAACCAGCACCTGGAATACACCCACGGGTACGGAGCAGTCGTCGCTCCCATCAGCCAGAGCGGCGTCAACGCTGACGGGACGCCGAACTTCTCGCTGTCGGAGCTGCCCCCGCAAGGCGACCCCACCCTGTCGACCAACGGATCGGAGATCTACTACGGCGTCGGCACCGACACCGGCGGCTATGTCATTGCCGCCTCGAAGACGGCCGAGCTGGACTACGAGAGCAAGAACAACGTCCAGGTGACATCGCGCTACACCGGCCGCGGTGGTGTGACAGCAGGGGGCATCATCCGCCGAGCCGCCTTCGCCCTGCGATTCCGGGATGCCAACTTCGTCCTCTCCGGCCAGATCACACCCTCGTCGCGGGTGATGTACATCCGCAACATCAACGACAGGGTCCGCAAGGCCGCCCCGTTCCTCAAGTACGACGCCGACCCCTACGCCGTGATCGTCGACAAGCAGGTCTACTGGGTCGTGGACGCGTACACGACGACCGACAACTACCCCTACTCGCAGAACGCCAACACCGACCGGGTGCCGGCCAACAGCGGGCTCTCGTCTTCGTTCAACTACGTGCGAAACTCCGTGAAGGTGGTCGTCAGCGCCTTCGACGGTTCGATGCACTTCTTCGTCACCAACACCGACGACCCGATCATCAAGGTCTACGAACGGGCGTTCCCCGACCTGTTCACGCCCATATCCAAGGCGAACTCGATCATCCCCGGGATCGTCGACCATTTCCGCTACCCCGAGGACATCTTCAGGGTCCAGACCAACATGTACGGGCGCTACCACCTCACCGACGCGAGCGGGTTCTACACCCAGGCGCAGTCATGGGCGGTCTCCCCGGATCCCGGCAGCGGCCAGCTCACCCAGAACAGCCAGATCGGCCAAAGCGTCCTCGGAGCGAACGGCCAGCTCGGTCCGCCGCCCGTGGCGAGGTTGCAACCGCAGTACGTGCTCGCGCACCTGCCGGGGAAGACCCAGCAGAGCTTCATGATGCTGACACCGTACGTGCCGTACTCATCGTCGACAGAACGGCAGAACCTCACGGCCTTCATGACCGCGTCGTCGGACCCGAGCGACTACGGAACGCTCCGGTTGTTCGTGACCCCTGCAGGCCAGAACGTTGACGGCCCGGCGCTCATCGCGAACGCCATCAGGTCGAACGTGTCGATTTCGACAGAGCTGTCGTTCCTCAACCAGAACGGCTCGACCGTGGAGCTGGGCGAGGTGGCGATCGTGCCGATCGACCAGACCCTCCTGTATGTGCAGCCCGTCTACGTGGAGTCGTCGAGCAATCAGGTGCCGACGCTCAAAGACGTGATCGTCGTCTACAACCAGACCGCTTACCACAGCTCCAACGCGTCGCTCGACAACGCGCTTTGCCAGGTGACCAACCCTGACGGATCGCAGCCGTTCTCCAACTACTGCAACACCAGCGCGGCGAACGCCAAGCCGCTGGTGACCCCGAGCACCCCCGGCAGCACCAACCCGAGCTCCCCGACCACGACCACCCCGCCGTCAAGCGGGTCGCCAACCGTAGCCTCGTTGCTCGCACAGGCTCAGACGTCTCTCAACGCCGCGAATTCCGCCCTGAAGAACGGTGATCTGGCGACCTACCAGGCGGACGTCAACCAGGCTCTTGCGGATATCAACAAAGCCGTGCAGCTCCAAAACTCGGGCGGCAAGTAGTCAGCCTGCGATCACCCGGCGGCATTGCGGGACCGGTCGGGCGGCGCCCACTCCATCTCGGGGCCGCCCAGGCGCGCCCAGCGGATCGACGCGCTGATCCTCGGCCCCGCCCCCGAGGCGACCTTAGGGACGGCGTGCTCCCAGCCCAGCTGGCACGAACCGCCCATCACGAGCAGGTCACCCGACGCCGGCCGTATGTCGATCGAGCGCCCGCCGCCGGCGGGGCGCAGCAGGAACGGGCGCTCCGCTCCGAGGGTGACTATCGCGACCAGGGTGTCGTCGAGGTGGCGCAACTCCCGGTCAGAGTGAAAGGCGACGCTGTCGCGCCCGTCGCGGTAGTAGTTGAGACCCATCGCGGCGAACCGCACCCGGTAGCGCCGGCCGACGGCCACGCGGAACCAGGCCAGCGCCTCGTCGGGCAGGGCCTCCCCTGAGCGGTACCAGCGACTCAGCCGCGGCTCGTCGACGACACGGTCGTACATGCGCCGGCGGTGATGCCTCCAGTCCACTGTGGATGCCAGCCGCCCCATGAGGTCGTCCGCCCCGCCGAGCCAGTCCCTCGCGACGTCGACCCAGGCGCCGCCACCGAGGTCGATCCGCTCGAACACCGGTGAAGGCCTGACCCCGACAGGGCCGCTGGCGAACAGGCTCCCCTGGAGCATGCGCCCAGGTTAGCCGAACAGGTGTTCGGTCACCACCTCGGCTATGGCCAGGGAGGAGGTCGCCGCCGGCGACGGGGCGTTGCGGACCGTGACGACCGCCCCGGAGCCGCCGATGCGGAAGTCGTCGACCAGAGACCCGTCGCGGTCCACCGCCTGCGCGCGCACCCCCGCCGCCGCCGCCACGAGGTCCTCGGGCCGAAGCTCGGGCACCAACCTCTGCGCCGCCGACACGAATGCCCGTTTGGAGAAAGACCCTCGCATCTCCGCCAGGCCGGGCCGCCAGTGCTTGCGCGCCATCGCGCGGAAGCCGGGATCGCCGATCGAGCGCGAGAGGTAGCTCAGCGAAACATCGCGGCGGCGGTAGCCCTCCCGCGCGAATGCGAGCACCGCGTTCGGCCCGACGTCGACGCTTCCGTCGACCCGGCGCGTGAAGTGCACCCCCAGAAACGGGTAGGCCGGGTCCGGCACTGGGTAGAGGAGACCCCGCACCAGGTCGCGCCGGCCCGGGAGCAGCTGCCAGTACTCGCCTCTGAACGCGACGATCGCCGGCCCGTCGGTGTCGCCGGCGAGCGCGGCGACCCGATCGGACTGCAGGCCGGCGCAGACCACCACCTTGTCCACCTGGATCTCACCGCCGGATCCGGTGACGGTCACGCCGCCGCCCGCCGGCACGAAACCGGTCACCTCGAACCCGAGGCGGACATCGAGGTCGCCGGCCAGTGAGCGCGCGACCTCCTCGAAGTCGACGATGGCAGTGCGCGGCGAGTGCAGGGCGGCGACGCCACACGCGTGGGGCTCGACCTGCTCCAGCGCGCCAGGGCCGAGCCAGCGGAGGTCCGGGACCGCGTTGGCGGTCGCTCGCGCCTCGAGCTGGCGCAGCGCCGGGATCTCGCTCCCGTCGCGGGCCACGACCACCTTGCCGCACTCGACGTAGGTGATCGCGTGCGCCTCGCAGTACTCCTTCAGCAGGGCGCGGC
This region of Acidimicrobiales bacterium genomic DNA includes:
- a CDS encoding ATP-binding protein; translated protein: MVRGDLHMSLTDTQIQFAAEFITLIVAASGIALAVLRPPGVRPVFSVMTAGSYREISAAGAVAVLGFVIAGAAAFAHGSLIVTGDPDGALGVARICSGAALLPSAFVWSASRWHRILLVVAALSWAAAGVTEMLPVSGRILDGLLVAGSAAIGATILGVSRHSVAATVAASAATTLLLVVVVLAVALSAVISSSLQRDALNQLNTSARTENSQIDVMVENALKDARFAARQLSVEFTGANSGPLIGIGSDAPGATPPAAAAAAVSRSLQALSSLFPGGYAYADPHGTIAAAAGQLDNTVAAALVRDLQAIGFSCVPTGQTVPAQGVLIEMSAVWTAAATPVCENGSSQVLGEVVSANPLDDAYLASRSRVDAVPTIALVSSRSVLAYTGVLPPARTLNSSLQATGTRAIGDVLVSSEPVAVAAGSPPLTVLLVSSATNALSTRTQLYRTLFLIALGGTVLALGLAVFVGDRITSGVRRLTQVASRVSQGDTSLRSEVRGDDEVSVLAGVFNSMLDSVEEQASALRQAADDETRLRNRMEAVVAGMTDALVAVDAAGRITDFNRAAEELTGTDAASALGLRVDQVVELQAEDGSSLGPRLAEPGPSRWSRIATISTVDHGEVPVAVSSGAVRGPAGELVGSVLVLRDLRGEREVERMKSQFLSRVGHELRTPLTAIAGYADLLMRRGDTSPQRAATWHSEILRASRQLERIVEMLEFSATSGAGRLMLRSEIVDVRGLVKSVTGAWSERLPPNVSLGRRVGRHVPAVIADRRWLSRAIDELIGNAVKFSPDGGRIVVSAARASGPGSNGSDHGQEWVEIAVSDHGQGMTADQPALMFVDFVQADGSDTRHFGGLGLGLTLVQRVAEGHGGDVRCRSFLGRGSTFVIRLPAARDLHTSTIAASPRS
- a CDS encoding DivIVA domain-containing protein, whose amino-acid sequence is MAPDPSLTPESIHARAFTVGFRGYDQSEVRDFLNRLAAEIRSLREQAERFESQWHSAEERAARPPVLDEETLMAAVGEETAAILRTARASAADLRNKAAEDADRIRLESEGLLGEKTKEAEEAAAAIVDEARTEAERILERVRAEAEQIRAKADQDRTLTIEGANATREKILEDLSRRRRVATVQIEQLRAGRERLLESYAVVRRTLEEAQEELTKADAEARAAADEVGRKLNRETEHSPAAAPGNATQGGSGGSGAAAIAAAVEHPAAGGATEPEEDHDPVPHLRVVPDLETASEEPGAGGVAGEVAVLEVAVVEAAAEMASGGDKSPVDQLFAKIRAGSGSRERAASTGAADEDRSEASSDAPAGAQATTAEASTEAAQRGDETWLQKREQAMGNLDVSLTRKLKRALQDEQNDLLDRLRGLRSEVTADALLPAADSHRERYAKAAMPLINQAATAGAQFAAAVSGSKSGDAPDVISVAGEAADAIVAPLRRRLEQAIGAGASEDQAVLIESIGAAYREWKSQRIERVAGDALSAAFARGTWHAVPDGARMRWIADDIDGPCPDCDDDALAGELPKGEPFPTGQAHPPAHTGCRCLLVPVTG
- a CDS encoding UPF0182 family protein, which translates into the protein MRIPSDMPRRLPRASRRSRVIAAIVVVVLVVVVASLSGIARFWTDYLWFQSVGFTSVFRGVLLTKVLLAIVFVAIFFVLMWVNLVVADRYAPSDLALGQSDELVSRYRDLVMPRGRIVRIAIALVFALLAGIGANREWNNWDLLRYHVSFGIKDPQFHKDVGFYVFELPFIKFLIGWTFEALAIILVVTAVAHYLNGGIHVQGGQRRVTAAVKTHLSVLLGVLALVKGVDYYFQRLELVLSRDHVVNGATATNVHADLPARTLLIAIAAIAAALFLINIRQRGWTLPTVAVALWFLVYVLVGAAYPALYQALRVSPSELTKEAPYIQRNISATRAAYGLNNVKVDTGYNYSPTVTQAEIQGNTTQEQANQQTLANVRLLDPSVNLKNTFDKYQAQRAYYQFNDLDLDRYLLDPTGSGNPQLTATIASVRELNSSVPSGFVNQHLEYTHGYGAVVAPISQSGVNADGTPNFSLSELPPQGDPTLSTNGSEIYYGVGTDTGGYVIAASKTAELDYESKNNVQVTSRYTGRGGVTAGGIIRRAAFALRFRDANFVLSGQITPSSRVMYIRNINDRVRKAAPFLKYDADPYAVIVDKQVYWVVDAYTTTDNYPYSQNANTDRVPANSGLSSSFNYVRNSVKVVVSAFDGSMHFFVTNTDDPIIKVYERAFPDLFTPISKANSIIPGIVDHFRYPEDIFRVQTNMYGRYHLTDASGFYTQAQSWAVSPDPGSGQLTQNSQIGQSVLGANGQLGPPPVARLQPQYVLAHLPGKTQQSFMMLTPYVPYSSSTERQNLTAFMTASSDPSDYGTLRLFVTPAGQNVDGPALIANAIRSNVSISTELSFLNQNGSTVELGEVAIVPIDQTLLYVQPVYVESSSNQVPTLKDVIVVYNQTAYHSSNASLDNALCQVTNPDGSQPFSNYCNTSAANAKPLVTPSTPGSTNPSSPTTTTPPSSGSPTVASLLAQAQTSLNAANSALKNGDLATYQADVNQALADINKAVQLQNSGGK
- a CDS encoding alpha-ketoglutarate-dependent dioxygenase AlkB — its product is MLQGSLFASGPVGVRPSPVFERIDLGGGAWVDVARDWLGGADDLMGRLASTVDWRHHRRRMYDRVVDEPRLSRWYRSGEALPDEALAWFRVAVGRRYRVRFAAMGLNYYRDGRDSVAFHSDRELRHLDDTLVAIVTLGAERPFLLRPAGGGRSIDIRPASGDLLVMGGSCQLGWEHAVPKVASGAGPRISASIRWARLGGPEMEWAPPDRSRNAAG
- the lhgO gene encoding L-2-hydroxyglutarate oxidase, which produces MDRCAVVGAGIVGLATAREISRRGYEVVVLEKEGAVARHQTSHNSGVVHAGIYYAPGSLKAQLCSRGRALLKEYCEAHAITYVECGKVVVARDGSEIPALRQLEARATANAVPDLRWLGPGALEQVEPHACGVAALHSPRTAIVDFEEVARSLAGDLDVRLGFEVTGFVPAGGGVTVTGSGGEIQVDKVVVCAGLQSDRVAALAGDTDGPAIVAFRGEYWQLLPGRRDLVRGLLYPVPDPAYPFLGVHFTRRVDGSVDVGPNAVLAFAREGYRRRDVSLSYLSRSIGDPGFRAMARKHWRPGLAEMRGSFSKRAFVSAAQRLVPELRPEDLVAAAAGVRAQAVDRDGSLVDDFRIGGSGAVVTVRNAPSPAATSSLAIAEVVTEHLFG